The Biomphalaria glabrata chromosome 7, xgBioGlab47.1, whole genome shotgun sequence region GTAATGGCAGATGAATGCGATTTACTATCGCCATCACACAGCATCGTGCCATAAACAAGTTTTCTGGATGCCACAGAGCGCGAAAAGATTTTGGATGCTGCTGCGGCCTCCATTGCATTTGCTGAGccactgaagtttttttgacacatatgcttagaggcatcaaagtttagttctgcagagtttgaatcacaaacatggcaataatttgataggacttcggtgtcgatgacgagtccagtatcaaaatcaataactgtgccaattcctgaatgagatgagtggccccttttatgccaagtcccatcgaaagaaactgtaataacaggACAGCCTGTTGAACTTATTCTTTCATCTGTAGTTAGaggttgtgaaatgtttcttccatgCACAACAGCAGATGCCCTAATCATACATTCTTCACCAGCTTCAATTATAGCGGTATTGACTATGTTAGCTAGATTGTTATAAGTATTTCTGTGCATGCAGGGCATACTCATAAgtccacaaaacctatcaaatttagaatgcgagattccagattcttttaatgcagcgacagcgcggacattaatatccagatgaacatcattacttttttttgaggtcCAGTCGGACCACAAATATGTTTCACAATTTAggcatttgattttaatcaaatgagccATGCCTTTTGATTGTGTGATGCACATAGTTAATTTGTTGTCAAAgcaatgtggacagcacaacaaggagaccattgtggtcaattgcattgaattcatcatgacgtatatgaaatcttcaggcagccTCTTATTGGTGTTATCAGCGTTAGTAACTGCAGTTAGGGATATTTTTCGCTCAGCTGCACTTGCAGGCTGTGTTGTTGCTGCTTCAGATCCAGCTGTATCCAAAACAGagctgcaaacaaataaaaaataaattagagggtctttaaaaaaaaattcaatagtatgaaagtacacgtcacatctatcacaacatgaagattattttaaattttataatgcattttagaaatcataaaaagtaaagaatgtatagagacatgttacatgtaatatagatctatatatgacaatatgtactagatctaaaaaaaaacaactaagaccaagacttgagttgaagttgaagtccTACAATACTGTTCAATACATCATCATACACGATAATCAGATAATCTAATCTCTAGAGATTATCTAGTTCTAATGTGATCTATGCtcctaatatagactagatctataaaaggatagatctctatgtttgcaatcattttcatgatatttatttaatgtctatagaatctagattctagatctagatctagatgtgattcATTGGATAAACACGTTGTCGAACTCAAAGAGCCAAGGTTTCATAGTCATTATTTTATGTGTCAGCACACGCTtgtctagtaaataaaaaaaaaagcaaactctagatctagacttacctttgtaattgtgcatttgtctttgaagcatgtcgtcctctgggcttacagtaacgttttttctttccaaacatataaccttttgttggcatttctgaGTTTCAATAATGAATCGATTGTTGATGTGATGGAAGTTTACAGAAGAAGGACCGGTTCACGTCATGTGCGCATGCGTGCATACTTTGTAGTTACGGAAGCTTTTTCAGTGCGCATGCGTGTAATTACAGTAACTATAGAAGCTTTGATGGTGCGCATGCGTAAATATGGCTTTGTGGGTGTGTATATGAGGatataggggaaaaaaagaggtagtgacgtattttgaaagttcattgcagtactatttatttatagaatgagaaaccatgcacataatcggaactagaaaagtagacctttgtatcgataccatctgttagggatgagagcgtacattagcttatcaactatagcttacaaaatgttgatttttcaccaaaacatcaaaattttgcttatatatctacatttaaaatacaaaattgatgtataaaacgtattttttttagtattctgatagggaattcgtattctagacattttaaactattaaaatcaattaattttaaaatatcgatatttttgacCTAAATCTATGTTTTCTCACTGTGCATCCCCCTTAATTTGTTCCACTCTTACTTGTTTCTGTCTTGTGTGAATGAGAATAGCTGCAAAATCGGCCTATAACAGGAATGTGTAGAAGTGTTTATAATGCAGAGGTAACATTCAGTATTTAGTTCTTAGCAGTGGCACTTCTCAGTAAACTCAAGTACTGCCCTAACAGAGACAGAACCTGAGAGGATCATGTCattgaaataattgtaaataaatatctccTCACCATATTTGTCCCTTTCCTCAAGTCTGTTTGTCATAGCTTCTCAacaatatgaaacaaaacagTAACTCTTTATAATAGCTCTCAGTCACAGATAAAATAGTAAACTTCTTGTAACTTActatattttaatatggatttGGTTTAACTTAGAGTGAGAATACATAAAAGTATATTAATAAATCAGAGGACTGAAAGTTGGAACAAgaacaaaagttattttattgCAGAATTTTTATCCAATAGATAATTATGTATTTTATATCCTGTAATTACATCAGTGTTCATATCATATTTCTACATATCATATTTCTACATTAAAGTATTCTCATTATctttagatttattatttattgtaaacaaatatttgtattcatGAATTGTAGAGTAAAGTTGATTATGTGTTTCATGCTAAGACATATCTGTAAGTAGTTCAGTCAATGTGGATCTCACTAATGTCTTCCAATGACTCGCCACACAAGCTAAAAATatgtccttaaaaaaaaagaattagaactGTTCTCTTATTTACCTTTACTTATTATACAaatgttaaatatataaaatctcTCAATCCGCCATTTTTGTTCAGGTATTCTTTTATCTAGCATTTGGAACATTCCAACCCTTTGATAATTAAGTTGAATATGTTGGTTTTATTCTATTTGTTATTAAAACCTCAACTTTTCAATGTAACCTAATTTCTGTTACACTTGTTTAAGGCCCTCAGCTCTAGGCATGGAAGTAGAAGCTGTCGATACTTTAGCCGGACTAGTAGATGGCGATGCCAGGGCAGCATTGAATGGGTTACAGCTGTCTATAGAAGGACTGCTGGCCAGAGAGTCCCAGATTTCTAACTCTAAACTCACTATAACGCCAGCTGTTGTGAGAGAAGCCCTTCAGCGCTCTCACATACTGTATGATAAATCAGGTATTACATTAATaacttgaatgtttttttatgctaTGGGATGAAGGAAcctgagaaaaaaatgtattagtttTACCCATTTAGAGATAATCTACCAGACTCCAATTAACTTTGATTAGTAAGAAGGCAAGGGATAACTTATGGGTCTGAAAACTCGTcattattgtttattattgttGCAATACACTGAAAAAAAGGCATATTTGAAACTAAATTCCTGTTTTTaacaatcaataaaattatttaacattttgaaataaattagcCAAACAAAAGTGCTTTGGTTACATGATCAAATGTGGATGTTGAATCTttcttgaataaataaatatatgtataaaaactTAAGATCTTGTGTTAGATAGCTGGTATGTCTGGCTTGCTCCAACAGTAGGCTATTACTTACAGACATTTTAAATACAAGTCAAATAGTGAGACTTAAGTCTTTATGATCTTCAACCTTGTTTCTTATTAAGAACGCTTgttaaggttgttgtttttttattgcttttatattgCACAACATTTATGTTTATAGCATGGTTAGTCATTATGGTCCTATCTCTTTTGTAGACCATTGGGGGGAGACTATCTGGGaaaaggtttctgtgctgcctttaggtacccagcaaacacaactctgctcctGTTGGGTTTGAACTCAAGCCTTCTTGATAGGTAGTCAAGCCCCCTTGACAGGTAGCCAAGCccattgataggtagccaagcagtttAATTCTCTCAGCCAGACTTCCTTTTCTTTCTGTACTAAGCAAACTTATGAGACATTAATAAGTAAGTTGAGTGATTGGTAAAAAGACTTCCACCCAAACTGTCTTAACTTAGAAAAAACATGTTGAAGTGTTTAATTCATAATGAAGAATTTTGAAGACACCACAAGTCCTTTGAGTTTTGAAGGATGCCTGACACAAAAGTTAAGTTTCTGAAATGGTATCTTCAGAAATTCCCCTggcttaatttaaaaacaaaaaaaagatttgctttacaatagtataaaatatttttcagggGAAGAGCACTACAACACAGTCTCAGCACTAATTAAATCCATGAGAGGGTCAGATGCCAGTGCTGCCCTCTACTGGATGACTAGAATGTTAGAAGGAGGAGAGAATCCACTTTTTATTGCTAGACGATTAGTAATCTTTGCTAGTGAGGACATAGGTAAAtaaaacatgattttttttttaaattaatgttatggatttttgtataaaaatgtattaaaatattcTTGAGGTTATTTTAGggacatagaaaagaaatgcAACATACCAAATTTTGTGTGAATCCATGTAGAATTTATTGGTTTTAGACTAGGCATTGTAAAAAAGACCTATAATTGTGCCTTGCTTTATCAAATACTTTAGTTTTGTTATTACAGATATTTCACCAGTTTCCTTAAGTTCGGGTGTAGCATGGTTTAAAAAATGGTGATATTCTTCAGACAAACTCAACTGGACAAATCAATAGGTATCCCTGTTCATAACATAAACTTGAGTTGTACATATTTCACAAGGTACTTATTATCTTTCAGTGAGACTTAAGTTTTTATTCAAATCAAATGTAAGTGATCATTAAACAGTTAGGGCTGTTAagttgttgatttgaggcacatcggcacaatttaggccatgtcgtgctgTTAAATAAATTGAATTGAATCCCAGCATTTTATCTCAActaaattcacaaaaaaaaaaaaaaaaaaaatcctcttgTAATCTTTTTGTTATTAAGGATGAGATTGAAAACATTTACTTTACCAAAATCTCAATATGTTTATGacatcatcttttatttttgttataacaCAATAATGTTTTGGCTTTCTTTTAATGTCCACAACATAGTAAATTTGCCACGGAACAcacaatataattttaattaattttttttttactttaaagtagcattaattttattgttacttgtttaatatttttgtttgtttattctagaatcttaatattttgtttcttcctttaattcaaattttaaaaagttaattatttGACAGGAGGTGCAGTAActgagctgtaaagcgcttggcttctgaaccgggggtcccagctttgaatcctggtgaagactgggattttttattttaggatcTTGtggctgagtccacccagctctaatgggtacctgacattacttgggggaaaagtaaagacgtcTGGTCCTTGTGCtcaccacatgacaccctcataacTGTAGGTcaaggtcacagaaacagatgacctttacattatctgccctgtaGACAACAAGGTCTAataggagaactttactttactttttaaaaaaaattatttgacaggTCTTGCTGATCCTGCTGCACTTAACTTAGCTGTTGCTACCCACCAGGCATGTCAGTTCATTGGAATGCCAGAATGCAATGTGAGTGTATCATTAGATATAGATGCTAGTCATTGGTGCCAAGACGCTGCATAAGTCTTACATGtatgtttctttataaaaataaaaaagatattttcattttaaGCAGTGGTTTTACAAAATCGATAAAGTCTGAAAATGGTTTTCCTATTATTGAACTTGTTTAATAACTTgcatataattttctttataaGCCACAAAAGTCTTGCATGTATAGCTGGACATGCCAATATCCATTGTTTCTTTCAATACAAAAGATAATGATtatcctaaaaataaaattgctaaTTGTGTTTCAGTTAGTAAACATGTTTCTATTCTCAACATTATCAATCCCATTGGACTCTTGTTTCAGTTGAATTTGGCCCATTGTGTCATTTACTTGGCCAGAGCTCCCAAGTCAACAGAAGTGCTACAAGCTCTGCAGGCTGCCAGGAAGTGTGTTCAGAGCCATCAGGGTGCTCTACCTCCAGTACCTCTCCATCTTCGCAATGCCCCAAACAAGTTTTTGAAAAATTTAGGTAATGATCTTTTATGAATGATGTTTTGAGCTGGTGCTaatacatatacaaaaaaatatggaTTAAAGGCATTCACTTTCCATTGGACCATCAACAAGGAATGCCCATTGTTTTTGGAaaccctcccccccaccccacaccACAGAGTCCTATGTGATGTTCAAGAAAAACTTGATATCCACCTCTCTTAATCTTTATTGTGTCAGGACCACCTAGTAATTTTTGTGAGACAAAATTTCATGAAATATTTCAGAAGCTTTTAACTCCTATATTGTGGAGCAATGGCTAGTTTTTGATGTTAAAGTGATTGTAAACTTTCAATAACAtagttattatttattatgattttgctttgatttttaattattattataatatcaaACCAAATATAGCATTCTCTTTTGGTTCAGCTTTTGGATATCTCTGAATTAAAATCTctgctatacccaaacatgggaaaggctcaCCCTGAAGAAAAATTAGGAGCTGCCCACCTtaaggcagcttgcagcacataGTGCTACAACAACCTGGCAGAGGCTGTGAAGTCCCTGATCCCAGACTGTATCGGCCCTTGACATTCTTTGGATAGATCAGCAGCATGGAGAGgagggaactgctgtgtggcaACTTTTTTTTGACCATAgataatgcccaggcattcatctcatttgcATGAAATGATCCATTGTCACTTTATGACTGAAGGAGACcattgtcacagtcttagttgacattgcctgatttaatgttcaTGTCATGTTAACACGTTGAAAAGACatgtggaattcctgatgtagaaaacaggaagtagaatgaataaagttgactttgagttcagttcagtcagtcaagtcagtTCAGTCAGAAAGAATCCTCTGAACAAGGTCGTTATGTATTATCCTAGTAGTAGCAACTTTGTTTGTCGAGTTGTAACTTTGAATCAAGTAGCATCTTCTGGTCCAGTACGGACTTAAGTATTTTGATAGTTTTCTCTGGATTTAGAGAGTCAAGTAGTAACTGTGaagtttattgttacccgctgtgttGCGGACGTTTCTTGTGATTTAGTCTGTAACTAATCGTCTTGGATATTCAACACCGCTGTTATGCAGATGTAATTATGTTTCACATCGGAAGTCTTGATGTAACTGCCAGTAAGGTGCAGTATTGTTATTATcgtcattaaataaacattatatttgCCTGCCAATGAGAACTTGAGTCAATCTGAAATGTCTGTGTCTGTCACGTGTCAAGtgtgactccaggaagcacgaacccagcagtCTACGCATTCGTGACACACTAATAGTAACCAGCCTcatatgtaatattataatactagGTCAACACACAATAGAACCTTTTACAACCATACATACATTTTTATCTATAATTAAAAACCTATATAATTGTTTTTCTATTAGTATGTGTGTGTAATGCATTTTAATAAACAGTtctgttttttctctttcctattttttttttctcgatcTCATTATCTCTTCTTATGATCTAAACCTCACATCTGCAAATTATTCTTATCAATCAGCTGAATCTTTGCTGTAAACTAGCTCTCTACTTTTATTGTACAAATGTTACCCTTCGTTATTGTGAGATTTTATGTCTGTATGACTCTATCTGCAGGTTACGGTGAAGGTTATAAATATCCTCCTGCCTATAGTGGACCAGTTGACCAGTGCTACTTTCCACCATCGCTTGCTGGCACAGATTTTTTCAGCAAAGGCAGCTGACAAAGattctagctttttttttttttcttcttaaaatataaaatctttttttttttttgtttgtttgatcaTCAATGTTTAATTGAAGAGAGAAATTTCTATTTCTAATCTGATAAATGATAATAAACTCAATATTGCTGTTGACAATGTTTTTTTGacttcattattttaatttataatatgtAATAACTAGATTTGGCTTAaccttattaattttaaaaaaaaggtaaagttaTCCCTTCCAGACCTTTCTATCTAAGGagcagatgatttaaagctcatctgtttctatggctaatGAGGATGtaatatggccagcacaactaccaaagGCCATTACTTTCTTCAAGTGATGTCAAGTatcctttagagttgggtggtaACCAGTGGT contains the following coding sequences:
- the LOC129927111 gene encoding uncharacterized protein LOC129927111, producing the protein MPTKGYMFGKKKRYCKPRGRHASKTNAQLQSSVLDTAGSEAATTQPASAAERKISLTAVTNADNTNKRLPEDFIYVMMNSMQLTTMVSLLCCPHCFDNKLTMCITQSKGMAHLIKIKCLNCETYLWSDWTSKKSNDVHLDINVRAVAALKESGISHSKFDRFCGLMSMPCMHRNTYNNLANIVNTAIIEAGEECMIRASAVVHGRNISQPLTTDERISSTGCPVITVSFDGTWHKRGHSSHSGIGTVIDFDTGLVIDTEVLSNYCHVCDSNSAELNFDASKHMCQKNFSGSANAMEAAAASKIFSRSVASRKLVYGTMLCDGDSKSHSSAITNSGYDVEILKEDCINHISKRMFNALNNLKMSNKKELNYRLTKPKIEKITNYYSKALRQNAPDIQKMKLAVMGSFFHMMSSDLDHNHRLCPDGATSWCHFKRSEALKQPYKKHNQTITSEIGKLLFPIMKRLTDTDLLKRCSRMGTQNANESFHSLIWQRCPKTEFATLKTVRAATYLAVLAFNNGPVGIRSVFDILGIPWTLKNISSSEKKQNVKLQLVRKRKSIALVSRRKNLKKRRIEHEHRAEVLEGPTYQSGHFNE